The Periplaneta americana isolate PAMFEO1 chromosome 16, P.americana_PAMFEO1_priV1, whole genome shotgun sequence genome segment GCGATAATTGTTTTTTCTTAAAGAATAACTGATTTTAGGGAAATATGATGTTAACATTGCTTACTGTAGGCCAGTGTTTATCACAACATTTCTTTTAATTGAGAGAAAGTAACAGTAATGCAGTATCAAAATATTTCAGCGTTGCAAACGTTGATTATTGTGATTAAAACCACGGTAAAGTGAAAgcttgaaagaaaagaaatatttttgaacTGTAAACTGTATAATCTAAACCCAACTctcaaaattcttaatataataataataataataataataataataataataataataataacgtaaaagcaggaaataaaataataatccttCTTCAGACATACACATTTGGGGTACCGcacaaaaaataacataattgaacaaaattgtattgtcAGCAGAGGAACAGATGGAGTCTCTCATTAAAAGCATCTTAAAAATATGCTCCTTTATCACATCTATAATGCCGAGGGCGCCGTTAGCAATAGGGGCACAAAGAGGGCGTGTCCCCCAATATTTGGtctaattgtttattattataataaattttgattattaATCTGTTTACATGTGTTTAATAGCATATGTTCTTTACGCAATCAGCAGCacagatttaaataaatagcaCCCTTAAACTTTATGCAGTCTTAAAGATTTCGATTTTCTTTAGTTTCTAATTTCCCCCTCCCCCCCAAAATAATATAGCTAACGGCGCCGATGAAGCGAGAATCTATATGACAGATATTACATTCGAAAAATAGATCGAATGAAATTTAGGAGATGAATATCCATTCATTAACTGTTTTCAACAGGAAGTTCCGAGTTGCGAATTCGGGACCCAAGTGCAGTGGTAGAGTTCGAACATGTTAATTATTCGTACACAGTATCGATCTAAAAAAACCGTAACTATTACAGTTACTTCACTTTTAAAGAGAATTCCAAGtaacatttaaaagaaaatgtaCGTAACTGGTCACTAACGTAGCGATTCTGAGTGTAGAAATTAATAATGTGTTGGAATGCTTAGATCCTGAAGCCTACTATTTACTTCAATAAATTAAAGACaagtaaataatgtatttgcggATATAATATTATGGGAGAGCATTATGGTCAACGTGAAATTGTGATTTTGTAATGCTTTTCCATGAAACGATAACGGAtagatattgtaataaaattttattaaggaCCAGTATCGTttaatgcttgtcagacttaacctcaaaccaTTTCTTAATATTGGCTACGAACGATGTAAACACAACGTAACCAGACTGAACCACTCATGCTCATGtgctcttaacctcaaatagaATCGGCAGGGTAATGAACTCTAATACAGTATTATTGTccgcattttataagttgtgcagaatgtttatgaaacacctAATTTAGTATCTTTATGGGTCTGAAGGAGTAACATTATTAGCGTGTTGTGAAAGACGGCCCAACACTCCTCTCGTTATGGGGACGGCTTCACACAATGCATTTCTTTTTCTCATCTAGTTCGCGAACGACTTACGCAGATACAACTCATCTAGTTCGCGAACGACTTCCACAAAAATTTCGAACTAGTTCATCTAGATCACTTGAACGATTAGTTCAATTCGAACTAATCATTCGCTAACTACCCATCACTAATCCTGAGCTCTAACAAGGAAATTAGAAAATCTACGTGAATTTCATTTTTTGGATTTAGAAATtccatatgattattattattattattattattattattattattattattattattattattattattattattattattatttaatttgtaccatagttgttcattttattgtactaATTGTATCACTGTCTTGGACTTCTATTGTCCAATgtctgttgtccagcacataaacattaataattaaatgaataattgaggggtttgcgaATTGAGATACACGCAATCtgagattttaaaacgcacctgaataaaatgttatacacgcacccAGCTCTGTCCTGTAGGTATGTaaatactgtgaattttattagtaacaacaatgtaatttattcttccaacaataattcctttctacaattcgccttaaacgctctcgtcaacaataggattttcactcaacacaatattcgttatagcattccaccgacgacaataacaatttacttggactattacaaacaacaatgaactgttaatcttaactaatatttacaaagcactatttacaaatcagaactatcagttctcagttcacagatcttctatctcagtcactcgagttcacagtatctcgaaccacagaccttcagagacagttcactgtactcgaactcaggtccctccaactgcggtccactgcactcgaactcaggtccctccaattgcggtccgctgcactcgaactcaggccttcggatgctgacgcagttgcggacgcacactcgagtcgaactccggtacacaagactggcttgcttgctctggctttctcactgactggctgactaatcaactgaaaactgctgtcgttccttcgcgtccttaatttataaccacagcgacgtagcctcgaaagttccacgcgtctctagagatggcactccagaaaaatccagagccctctcctctctaccagcaccagctgcgcgcgcactctctctccactctctcgccgcgttggccctttcccctctccgccgcgcgccatcccaaagtgctccgcgcgatcttctctcttgcgggacgctggtcgtgagttcgaatctcacgtcgctgtcacaatacaatcaaaacaaaacttcgctactataattattcactacattttaaaccgtttaccagaagaagggcgtataggtctattcGCCTTTCTTCCTGCAAAGCTctcaattattgttattactatcattattgctgttttgattattattataattactattattacttaattTTGTAAGATAGTCTGTACAGAAGTACTAACTGAAGATGAAAGACCTGTGTCAATTTCTCTTATATTAGTTTGCTTATGGCGCATATATCTCCACATTGAAAGTCTAGACATTCTTTCCACTAATGACACTTATAATTTTTAGTGTTTCAGTTAGCCATAGTAGTGGAGTTCCAAATTTCTgcgaaaatattcctgaagagtacGACGGCAAGAAATACGATTCTGGTATTTGCGGAATATCTTTTCCCAACTTTTCAAAACTCAAATCGGGGGATTTCGAAAAGCATTCACGCGTGCACACAAGCGGGAAACCGTTcagttgtgatgtgtgtggaaagagTTTTTCCCAATTGGCACATGTCAAGGCGCATTCACTCGTGCACTCGGGAGTGAAACCATTCTGTTGCGGCGTGTGTGGGAAGTGTTTTTTAAGGTCTGGACATCTTAAAGCTCATTCAATGGTACACAGTGGCGACAAGCCATTCAGCTGTGACGTCTGTGGAAAGAGCTTTTCTAAGTCCTACGACCTCAAGCGGCATTCACTCGTGCACTCAAACGAcaagccattcagttgtgatgtgtgtggaaagtgCTTTTCAAACTCGGACTATCTCAAGAAGCATTCACGCGTGCACACAAACGAGAGCccattcagttgtgatgtgtgtggaaggAGTTTTTTGCAATTGGCACAGCTTGAGAGGCATTCACGCTTGCACAAAAACGAGAGACCATTGAGTTGCGATGTATGTGGAAAAAGTTTTTCGCAATTGGCACATCTCGAGACGCATTCACACGTGCACTCTGGCGTGAAACCATTTAGTTGTGACTTAtgtgggaagtgcttttcaaGGTCCTACGATCTCAAGAGGCATTCAGTCGTGCACACAAACGTGAAGCCATTCatttgtgatgtgtgtggaaagagTTTTTCAAACTCGGACTATCTCAAGAAGCATTCACGCGTGCATACGAGCGAGAGCCTATTctgttgtgatgtgtgtggaaagagTTTTTCGCAGTTGGCACACCTTGAGAGACATTCACGCTCGCACGCTGGCGCGAAACCGTTCTGTTGTGATGTGTGTGAGAAGTGTTTTACAAGTTCTTCAAACCTTAAACTACATTTAATTATGCATACCGGCGAGAAACAATTCATTTGtgacgtttgtggaaagtgtttttcgctCTCGAAATACCGCGATATGCATTCACGCGTTCACTCGGGCGTAAAACCATTCTCTTGTGACGTCTGTAGTAAGAGTTTTTCGCGCTCCATACGTTTGAAAAAGCATTCTCGTGTACACACGGGTGAAAAGCCATACAGTTGTGACGTATGTGGAAAAAGTTTTTCGCAATTCGCACATCTCAAGATGCATTCACGCGTGCACACAGGCGCGAAACCATTCTGTTGTGATGTGTGTGGGAAGTGTTTTGCAAGATCTTCAAACCTTAAAAGACATTTAATGTTGCAC includes the following:
- the LOC138692058 gene encoding zinc finger protein 235-like isoform X3, whose translation is MKSEIVFEESSVPIDFPMLKSEAEEEFCELDQVKEVKLEVTAEENEVLTESVSVSHSSGVPNFCENIPEEYDGKKYDSGICGISFPNFSKLKSGDFEKHSRVHTSGKPFSCDVCGKSFSQLAHVKAHSLVHSGVKPFCCGVCGKCFLRSGHLKAHSMVHSGDKPFSCDVCGKSFSKSYDLKRHSLVHSNDKPFSCDVCGKCFSNSDYLKKHSRVHTNESPFSCDVCGRSFLQLAQLERHSRLHKNERPLSCDVCGKSFSQLAHLETHSHVHSGVKPFSCDLCGKCFSRSYDLKRHSVVHTNVKPFICDVCGKSFSNSDYLKKHSRVHTSESLFCCDVCGKSFSQLAHLERHSRSHAGAKPFCCDVCEKCFTSSSNLKLHLIMHTGEKQFICDVCGKCFSLSKYRDMHSRVHSGVKPFSCDVCSKSFSRSIRLKKHSRVHTGEKPYSCDVCGKSFSQFAHLKMHSRVHTGAKPFCCDVCGKCFARSSNLKRHLMLHTG
- the LOC138692058 gene encoding zinc finger protein 235-like isoform X1, with the protein product MKFWLRVVMDVIKMEPGSDPMDIQTSGIADVEEKKPLSEEGNLLGLDVTKIKTECIDHRYDMKSEIVFEESSVPIDFPMLKSEAEEEFCELDQVKEVKLEVTAEENEVLTESVSVSHSSGVPNFCENIPEEYDGKKYDSGICGISFPNFSKLKSGDFEKHSRVHTSGKPFSCDVCGKSFSQLAHVKAHSLVHSGVKPFCCGVCGKCFLRSGHLKAHSMVHSGDKPFSCDVCGKSFSKSYDLKRHSLVHSNDKPFSCDVCGKCFSNSDYLKKHSRVHTNESPFSCDVCGRSFLQLAQLERHSRLHKNERPLSCDVCGKSFSQLAHLETHSHVHSGVKPFSCDLCGKCFSRSYDLKRHSVVHTNVKPFICDVCGKSFSNSDYLKKHSRVHTSESLFCCDVCGKSFSQLAHLERHSRSHAGAKPFCCDVCEKCFTSSSNLKLHLIMHTGEKQFICDVCGKCFSLSKYRDMHSRVHSGVKPFSCDVCSKSFSRSIRLKKHSRVHTGEKPYSCDVCGKSFSQFAHLKMHSRVHTGAKPFCCDVCGKCFARSSNLKRHLMLHTG
- the LOC138692058 gene encoding zinc finger protein 235-like isoform X2, producing MDVIKMEPGSDPMDIQTSGIADVEEKKPLSEEGNLLGLDVTKIKTECIDHRYDMKSEIVFEESSVPIDFPMLKSEAEEEFCELDQVKEVKLEVTAEENEVLTESVSVSHSSGVPNFCENIPEEYDGKKYDSGICGISFPNFSKLKSGDFEKHSRVHTSGKPFSCDVCGKSFSQLAHVKAHSLVHSGVKPFCCGVCGKCFLRSGHLKAHSMVHSGDKPFSCDVCGKSFSKSYDLKRHSLVHSNDKPFSCDVCGKCFSNSDYLKKHSRVHTNESPFSCDVCGRSFLQLAQLERHSRLHKNERPLSCDVCGKSFSQLAHLETHSHVHSGVKPFSCDLCGKCFSRSYDLKRHSVVHTNVKPFICDVCGKSFSNSDYLKKHSRVHTSESLFCCDVCGKSFSQLAHLERHSRSHAGAKPFCCDVCEKCFTSSSNLKLHLIMHTGEKQFICDVCGKCFSLSKYRDMHSRVHSGVKPFSCDVCSKSFSRSIRLKKHSRVHTGEKPYSCDVCGKSFSQFAHLKMHSRVHTGAKPFCCDVCGKCFARSSNLKRHLMLHTG